TCTAATAAAAAGCTCTTCTGCAAGTTTTTGAAGAATTATTGCTCTTGGGTCTTTAACTTTATATTCTCTATGGCCGAAGCCCATTATCTTACTTTTATTTTTTATCGCGTTATCTAAAAAAGACCCGGCATTTTCTGGGGTTTTAATCTCTTCTAACATTGCGATCACATCCTCATTTGCTCCTCCATGCAGTGGGCCAGCGAGGGTCCCTACTGCAGAGGCGATGACAGCATATGGGTCTGTAAGAGTGCTCGCAGTTACTCGAGCGCTAAATGTACTTGCGTTTAAACTATGTTCGGCATGTAGAATTAGACACCTATCAAAAACTTTAGCAGCTATAGGATCTTGTTCTTTTTCGGTCAGCATGTAAAGAAAATTTGATGAGTAGGTTAAATCATCTCGTGGTTGAATGGGATCTTGTCCTTTTCTTATAAGTTGAAACGCAGCAATCATAGTAGGTATTTTTGCTATTAGTCTTATTACAGCGTTGTAAATGTAATTAGGATCATCTATTGCTCTACGTGAATAGAAAAGCCCCAAAGAAGCGGCACTAGATTGAAGAGCGTCCATAGGATGACCCGTTGCGGGAAAACATTTCATCATATCTCTGACTCTAAAACTTAACCTTCGATGCATTTGAACTTCTTGTTCAAAATCTCTCAGTTGAATAGCTGTAGGCAATTCACCCCAAATCAATAGGTAAGCAGTTTCTAAAAAACTGCTTTTTTTGCATAGTTCTTCAATGGAGTAGCCTCTGTACAATAATTTACCTTTATTGCCGTCAATATCACAGATAGATGAATTAGTAACTGGGACACCCTCTAATCCTGGTTTTAAAATTAGTTTGTTGCTATCCAAATCCTTAATTCGATACTAAATAGTTATAGATTAAAGATAGTCAAATAATTTTTAATTAACCACAAGTTATTAACTTCACAAAAATTTCAATTGATTGTCTTTCAAAGTTTTTTTAATGAATTTATTAAAGTATTTTTAATATTGTTTCTGTATAAAGAATTGGATTTTTTTCAGGAATAGATTGCCTAATGATTTCTATAGATTCATCATTAGAAATTTTTAAAATATTTTTAATGAGAAAATTAAGATCTTGCAAATCAGTAAAATTTTTAATTGTATTAGAATTTTCATCTTTGATGTCAACTTTTGCATAAAGAAAAGTAGATCTATCTTTGTTACTTTTTAGGTTTAAAAATTTTTTTGAGATTGATTCTAGTTTTTTACCATTTATTAAATGGTTACTTATGATTTGTAAATCTTTTGATTCTATTGAAAAGATATTTTCATAAGTTAATTCTTTTATAATATTTTCTTTTTCTTCAAGAATATCTTTAGAATAAATCGAGTAGATGTCTTCATTTTGTTTCAAAGTATATTTATTAAAATCTTTTAGTTTTTTCAAAGCACTGAAATCAAATTGATCTTCATTATTTTTTTCAAATGCAATAAGCCAATCTTTTTTTGAATTGAGAATTAAGATGTTTTGATTTGCATTATGATTAAGATCTTCAAAAAAACTTTGTTCAAAATCATTTATTAAAGGTTTAATGAATTTGTCAAAACTTTTTACATTGCTAAAAATTGAAACTTCAGGATTATCTTTATTATTATTATCTTGATTTATTAGCTTATCGTAAGTAAAAATATCAAGATTTTTTTTATTATTAAGCAAATATGATTTTAAAAACAAATGTTTATTTTTTAAATCAAATGTTGTAGCTATAATATCTTCATTATTCTCAGTAAAAATTTCTTTATTAAAAAATATGCTTTCCGGAAATTTTTTCGTAAATAATAGATTTTTTTCGTTTTTTAGTCCAGAAAGTTCTCCTTCATATTCAAATTTTTTTTCTTTAAAATGATAACTTGAGTTAATACTATTTTTGATTAAGTTTTTATCTGATGAAGCAATTACATAATTATCTTCGGTCCGATATATAAAGTTAAGGAAATTCATTTTATCTTCTCTATTAATTGAAATTAATTCATCAACTTGATCAATTTTATTAGGCAAATGTAATAAATCATCTATTGTTTTTTCTGGCTTAATTTTAAAAACAATCAAAATATCATCTTTAAGTTTTTTATTGTTCTCAAAAGTTGAGATTATAAGTTCATTATCATAAATATCTTCAAATTTGTTTTTACCTAGATCTATACCTAAGTAATCGAATATAGAATCTTTTATTAAAAAAAAGTTATCTTGATTTTTTGAATTTTTATCTTTTTCATTATTGTTAATAATATCAAAACTATCTAAATTTGAAATAAATAATAATTTATTTTTTTCAGGAATATACTTTAGGATATTTAGTTGCTCAATATTTGTACTTTGTTCTTTATTTTTATTAGCAGAAATTTTTTTAAAACCAAAAAAAAGTAATAAAGAAAATAATAGTATTATTGCTATTATTCTAAGTTTCATTATCAATGTTTATTTTTATTTTTAACAATAAATTTCCCACTGCAACTTAATTTATTAAATTGTAAATAACAAATAATTTATCCTCTCAATTGGGAAATTATCCAAAATCTATAAATGCCTCTAATCTCAATGATTGGTTGAATTCTGAGAAAGAAGATCCAGTTTTGATTGATGTAAGAGAACAGTCAGAGCTTGAACTAGCTCGTTTCTCAAGAAAATTTATACATATACCAATAAGTAAAGTCACATCTGAATACGTTAAAGAAATATTTGCTGATTTATTAGACAGAGAAATTGTTGTAAGCTGTCATGCAGGAATAAGAAGTTATAATTTTTGTCAATGGTGCTTAGATAATAATATTGTGAGCGAAATATGGAATTTGGAAGAGGGTATTGATGGATGGAGTAGATATATTGACCCATCAATTCCAAGGTATTGATTAAATATCTAATGAAGATGCAACAGTATTAACATCTTTGTCACCTCTTCCTGAGCAATTGATAACTATATGAGTATCTTTTTCAAGAGTCGGGCATAATTTATCCAGCCATGCAAAGGCATGGGCAGTTTCAAGTGCCGGAATAATTCCTTCAAGTTCACTAACAAGTCTCAAAGCATCTAAAGCCTCTTGATCTGTGACTGATCCATATTCAGCTCTACCTATATCTTTTAAATGGCTATGTTCAGGCCCTACTCCTGGGTAATCTAAACCTGCACTTATTGAGTGAGCTTCTTGTACTTGACCATTATTATCTTGTAAAAGAAGACTCATTGATCCATGCAAAATTCCAACTGATCCTTTAGTGATAGTTGCGGCATGTTTGTCAGTATCAACTCCGCTTCCAGCAGCTTCAACACCAATTAGTCGTACAGATGTTTCTTTCACGAAAGGATGAAAAAGGCCCATTGCATTTGATCCACCACCTACACAAGCAAGTAAAATATCCGGCAAAGTCCCAAATGATTCCAGACATTGATTTTTAGTTTCTTCTCCAATAACTGCATGAAAATCTCTCACAATCTTCGGGAAAGGGTGCGGACCTGCAACTGATCCTAAAATGTAGTGTGTCGTTTCTACATTAGAAACCCAATCTCTAATGGCTTCACTAGTAGCATCTTTAAGTGTTGCAGTTCCCGAATTTACAACTTTAACTTCAGCTCCTAGAAGTTTCATTCTGAAGACGTTAAGTGATTGTCTTTTTATGTCTTCAGCACCCATATAAATAATACATTTCAAGCCAAATCTCGCACAAACAGTAGCCGTAGCAACTCCATGCTGACCCGCTCCAGTTTCTGCAATTATTCTTTTTTTGCCCATTCTTATTGCTAATAAAGCTTGTCCAAGGGCATTATTAATTTTGTGAGCACCAGTATGATTTAAATCTTCTCTTTTGAGCCATATTCTTGGAGTAGCTTGTTTAGTTTTGTAATGTTCAGTAAGTCTTTTGGCTTCATAAAGTGGAGTTTCTCTTCCTACATAAGTCTTAAGAAGATGATTTAATTCTTCTACAAAAAGTTTATCGTTCCATGCATTTGATGCAGCTGTTTCAAGTTCAAAAAGAGCAGGCATTAGAGTTTCAGGAACATATTGACCACCATATTTTCCAAATCTCCCCTCTTTGGAGGGTTGATTTAAATCGTCATTTTTATAGTTTTGATCTTCGCGAGAAAATGTACTTACCACTTTTTCTATAGAATAAGTATTAACTAACTATAGATTATATTTAAAATAATGGGAAAAAAGAATTGGATCGAATTTGATAATCAAGAAAAAAAGTCTGTAGAAACAGCTAAGCTTGATACTCTTAATAAAAGATCAAAAATAAATATTTCAAAACAAAAAAAAGGTAAAAAGGGCAAGACTATAACTTTAATTGGAGGTTTAGGAACTCAAGATGAAATTTTATTAAAAGAATTACTAAAAAAAATTAAAGTTTTTTGTGGTACGGGAGGAACATTAGTTGATAAAAATATCCAGTTACAGGGTGATATGGTATCGAAATCAATTGACTTTCTTCGTAAAGAGGGTTTTCATAATTTATGAAACAAGGGTTAGGATAGGTTTTTAATTTTGATGATCCAAAAAATGAAAGAACAAGATCAAACAAAGTCAACCAATATAAAGTGGCACAATTTAACTATTGATAGAGAAAAGTTGGAGAAAATGAGAGGTCATAAAGGTATGGTTATCTGGTTTACAGGTTTATCTGGTTCTGGTAAGAGTACTTTGGCAAACGCTTTAAATGAAGTACTACACTTAGATGGCTTTTCGACCTATGTTTTGGATGGAGATAATATTAGACATGGTTTATGTAAAGATCTTGGGTTTTCGGATGAAGATAGAGAAGAAAATATAAGAAGAATTGGAGAAGTTGCGAATTTATTTATGAATGCTGGGATAATAACTATTACAGCTTTCGTTTCTCCATTTATTAGCGATCGAGATAAGGTGAGAAAAATTATTGGATCTAAGGATTTTATTGAAGTTTATTGTTCTGCAGATATCACAGTTTGCGAAAATAGAGATACTAAAGGTCTTTATAAAAAAGCTCGTTTAGGAGAAATTAAGGAATTTACAGGCATTTCTAGTCCATATGAAGCTCCTAATAATCCAGAAATTGTTGTTGATACAGGTTTGTTAGATTTAAATGATTCCATTGAAAAAGTTATCAACTACCTTAAAAAAGAAAACTTTCTTAAAAAGGCCTAATGTAAATATAGGTGTCATTTTTTTTGAAGATAATTGTCAGCTCCAATAGTTGATAACTTACTATTTTTATTTCTTACCTGTGTATGAAGATTTTCTCTGAATTCTTTTAAATTTTTCTTTATGGATTCATCAAATAAACTGATTATCTCTATTGCCAATAATCCAGCATTCTGGCCTCCATTAATTGCAACTGTTGCGACTGGAATCCCAGCTGGCATTTGAACAATTGATAGAAGAGAGTCAATCCCCTTAAGGGCCTTACTTTCTACTGGTACTCCAATTACAGGAATGCAAGTTATGGATGCCAGCATTCCTGGAAGATGAGCAGCACCACCAGCACCGGCAATTATTACTTTTATGTTTTCTGATTCTGCATTTTTTGCATATTCCATCATTTCAATAGGTGTTCGATGTGCAGAAAGTATACAAACTTCAGTTTTTATTCCAAATTCTCTTAAAATATCAATAGCAGGTTTCAATGTTTCTAGATCTGAATCACTACCCATTACGACAGCGATTTTATAAATATTTTTAGAATTCAATTCTGACAAAATAACAAATCAATTCTTTCCTATAATGGCGTGCAATTAATTTGGCGCCAGTTAGTTAATATAAAAAGAATAAATTTTCATAGAAAACTATGACGTCTAATAAGATTATTGAAAAAAGTGAAGTTAGGGATTATTTTAATGGCACTGGCTTTGAAAGATGGAATAAAATTTATAGCAAATCTGATGAAATTAATACAGTTCAGAAAAATATTAGGAAAGGACATCAAAAAACTGTAGACGATGTGGTCTCATACATCGAAAATTATCCTGAACTAACAAAAAAAAGTTATTGTGATGCAGGATGTGGTGTAGGAAGTCTGTCTATACCTTTACTAAGACTTGGCATAAAAGAACTACAGGTGAGCGATATTTCTTCTGAAATGATTAAAGAAACAAAAAAACGTATCAAGGAGTTAGGTTTGACTAAAGGTAAAATAAAATATGAGGTTTGTGATCTTGAAAAATTAAAAGGATTATTTGATGTTGTAGTTTGTTTAGATGTATTTATTCATTATCCTCAACCGATTGCTGAAGAAATGGTCCAACATCTATGCGATTTAAGCAAAGAAAAACTAATCGTTAGCTTTGCTCCTTATACTCCGGTTCTTGCTGTTCTAAAAAATATTGGGAAATTATTTCCTGGGCCAAGTAAAACTACAAGAGCATATACATTAAAAGAAGAGGGCATTATTAATGCTGCTAAAGAAAGAGGATTTAAAGTGGTTAAAAAGAAATTAAATAAAGCTCCTTTTTATTTTTCAAAACTAATTGAATTCGAGAAAATTTAATAATTTATTTTACCAAATGATTTTCAAGTGCATAACGAACCAATTCTGTTCGGCT
This sequence is a window from Prochlorococcus marinus XMU1419. Protein-coding genes within it:
- a CDS encoding citrate synthase, which codes for MDSNKLILKPGLEGVPVTNSSICDIDGNKGKLLYRGYSIEELCKKSSFLETAYLLIWGELPTAIQLRDFEQEVQMHRRLSFRVRDMMKCFPATGHPMDALQSSAASLGLFYSRRAIDDPNYIYNAVIRLIAKIPTMIAAFQLIRKGQDPIQPRDDLTYSSNFLYMLTEKEQDPIAAKVFDRCLILHAEHSLNASTFSARVTASTLTDPYAVIASAVGTLAGPLHGGANEDVIAMLEEIKTPENAGSFLDNAIKNKSKIMGFGHREYKVKDPRAIILQKLAEELFIRFGADEMYEVAKSLEAEAIPRLGPKGIFPNVDFYSGLVYRKLGIPRDLFTPIFAISRVAGWLAHWREQLGANRIFRPSQIYTGSEPRNWINLENRE
- a CDS encoding rhodanese-like domain-containing protein, translating into MGNYPKSINASNLNDWLNSEKEDPVLIDVREQSELELARFSRKFIHIPISKVTSEYVKEIFADLLDREIVVSCHAGIRSYNFCQWCLDNNIVSEIWNLEEGIDGWSRYIDPSIPRY
- the trpB gene encoding tryptophan synthase subunit beta codes for the protein MVSTFSREDQNYKNDDLNQPSKEGRFGKYGGQYVPETLMPALFELETAASNAWNDKLFVEELNHLLKTYVGRETPLYEAKRLTEHYKTKQATPRIWLKREDLNHTGAHKINNALGQALLAIRMGKKRIIAETGAGQHGVATATVCARFGLKCIIYMGAEDIKRQSLNVFRMKLLGAEVKVVNSGTATLKDATSEAIRDWVSNVETTHYILGSVAGPHPFPKIVRDFHAVIGEETKNQCLESFGTLPDILLACVGGGSNAMGLFHPFVKETSVRLIGVEAAGSGVDTDKHAATITKGSVGILHGSMSLLLQDNNGQVQEAHSISAGLDYPGVGPEHSHLKDIGRAEYGSVTDQEALDALRLVSELEGIIPALETAHAFAWLDKLCPTLEKDTHIVINCSGRGDKDVNTVASSLDI
- a CDS encoding translation initiation factor SUI1 translates to MGKKNWIEFDNQEKKSVETAKLDTLNKRSKINISKQKKGKKGKTITLIGGLGTQDEILLKELLKKIKVFCGTGGTLVDKNIQLQGDMVSKSIDFLRKEGFHNL
- the cysC gene encoding adenylyl-sulfate kinase, translated to MKEQDQTKSTNIKWHNLTIDREKLEKMRGHKGMVIWFTGLSGSGKSTLANALNEVLHLDGFSTYVLDGDNIRHGLCKDLGFSDEDREENIRRIGEVANLFMNAGIITITAFVSPFISDRDKVRKIIGSKDFIEVYCSADITVCENRDTKGLYKKARLGEIKEFTGISSPYEAPNNPEIVVDTGLLDLNDSIEKVINYLKKENFLKKA
- the purE gene encoding 5-(carboxyamino)imidazole ribonucleotide mutase, whose amino-acid sequence is MSELNSKNIYKIAVVMGSDSDLETLKPAIDILREFGIKTEVCILSAHRTPIEMMEYAKNAESENIKVIIAGAGGAAHLPGMLASITCIPVIGVPVESKALKGIDSLLSIVQMPAGIPVATVAINGGQNAGLLAIEIISLFDESIKKNLKEFRENLHTQVRNKNSKLSTIGADNYLQKK
- the bchM gene encoding magnesium protoporphyrin IX methyltransferase, whose product is MTSNKIIEKSEVRDYFNGTGFERWNKIYSKSDEINTVQKNIRKGHQKTVDDVVSYIENYPELTKKSYCDAGCGVGSLSIPLLRLGIKELQVSDISSEMIKETKKRIKELGLTKGKIKYEVCDLEKLKGLFDVVVCLDVFIHYPQPIAEEMVQHLCDLSKEKLIVSFAPYTPVLAVLKNIGKLFPGPSKTTRAYTLKEEGIINAAKERGFKVVKKKLNKAPFYFSKLIEFEKI